attaagaaaaagtgTATTTCCACTTCATTATATGGActacatatacataaaccaaccTTTCAAAGACTTGTCTATAAGGCATTTGAAGACAATCCAAATTTTCCCAATAGTATCTTCTTATAAGATGTCTAGACCAAGTTGAGATGTATCATACCTAAACAAAGTTTGCTTTTTGTGTAGTGTTGGGATTGAAAATAACAGCAAAGCCCAAATTCTAGCCAACAAACATGCACCTCCAAACATAGTGACACAAGTACAATTAAgaacatttttcatttaaagtaaCAGATACAACTGATCGCAGGGATTATTGCATGATCATTTGCCATACTTTTAATAGCATTGTAGAAGCAGACACTGTACATAGCAGAGAGAAAATATGCATTCTCTTTAAATACATCATTTTGTCAGAATGATTAAAGAAACCTTATGTTAGAACAAATATTGTATGTCAATGCAACATAAATCTAAGCAACTTGATGTTATGAGAAATATATTGAATCGCAGAggataaacataaataaagaaattcccTGAACCAAACTTCAGGAACTATTCAGTAACCTAATTAGCTCACCTATTGTATCAatcaccatccccaccaacacaCTCACTATCCATCCAGTAAATGGGTTCTGCCGATCCATGACATTACTAACAACTGTTTCACTTATATTTGTGCTAACTTCATGTTTGATGCAAAAACTTAGTCTAGACATCTTTTAAGAAAATACTGGGAAAATTTGGATAGTCTTCAAATGCCTTATAGAAGTCTTCAAAAGGCTGGGTTATGTAGTCCACTAAGTGAGTGGAAATATACTTTCTAATAATTTATTAACTAAGGTAAATTTtaattctttgcttttattttcacgACTGCTCCAGGTTCAAGTAATTAACTTCTTGACCTTATATTGTTAATATTCTTTAATCCAGAAAGAAGACCAAGGCCCCCTTCTCACATCAGGGCTACCAACACAAACCATGAACACTTCCTCAGGAAACTGGACCTGGTGGAACTGAGCATATAGATTTTGAATAGCATCCCTGAACTCAAAAGCTTTCTTCTTGCAAGGCAAAAGCCACTTCATGGTTATGCCCAGCCCTTCCTCTATTGTTTCTTTGGGCACTTCATGGTTAAACCCACTCCTTTCTTCCTCTTAACTGCTTCTTTGGGCCTAGGCTAGCAAGCTAGCGGTCCCACTGaccttgctttaaaaaaaaattactgtatacAGTGCAGTGTACACAAATTTAACCAAAGTGACaggcaaaagaaatgaaaacataagggaagaaatttaaagaaacaGACTGAGAACTCTAAAAGACAACTGTAACAAAATGAGCAAAACATACACAGCAGGAGCAAGGGAGGAATGAATCATTGTCATAAATATTGACACATCTTTTCCCTTTATGGGTTTGATGTTATCAACTAATCAGACACTGTCACATTAACCAGGTATACAGAACAGGGCTTGTATAAGTGTACAAATACCAGTACAGCCCCATATACTTCaattatagttctatatatactGGTCAACTTTATCTGGATATACTTGTAAAAGTAAATGGAACATCCATTatacttttctttatataaatcttAAAGGTTCAGTATACTGCGCATGGTTCATGATTTAAAACAACCAAAATGCAAAAGTGCTATTACGTATACTGTATATGTTTTCCAAACAAACAGTCTTTCAATAACAGTTACAGGGAAATGATAATAAAGTACTATACTATAGAATAAGTTTCGAAATAGTAGTATAACAGACAATTGCAAGAATTAAAACTCAAACTTGCCTTCTGTGACAAATATCAATTAAGAGGCATAATATCTGAGAACCATTTTAATAAAATTACTTGTACAGTATTTACTACAATGATAATGAATGATTGAGTAAAAATAAAGCACTTAATTTTGCATACCTTGAAAATTTAACACTTATCTATTGGAGTGCTTTACCTTGATGCAATGAGAGCAATACAAATACCTGTTGTTTAATAAGCCTATATACAGCAATTAAGAGGTTTTACCAATAAAGACAAATTTTCAACTGCAATATCTTACCTgatccttaaatatatatatactgtaattggTAATTAATCCATAACCAGACTTACTAGTATCTACATGGTAAAACAAAAAGCAGATGTGTCCAGtaagaaaattttcataaaagaagTACCCTGCTTATGAATTACAACAGACAGGCTAATAAAATTTTAGCAATATTAGTTCTATTTATAATTGCACATAATAACAGAACATAACCAGAGTAATTTTAATCTTGTAAACCTccaaaatacattataaaaatcttccactctgaaataaaacaaagaaaaccttgctaacataattaaaattatataaatagcccatcaccactttcaactaaTGTTATTGAGTATTATGCTCTGATTGAGGATTGTTTTCAATTTCTGAAACGCTGGAAGTACTACTACCAGGAACTGCTGATGTTTCACTTTCACTGGTGCTAGGCATGTTGCTGTCTTCTCCGGAGGCCTTTTCAGAAACAAACACACGCTTCATATTTAGTTTCTTGCTAGTTTTACATACATATTTCAACATGCGTGCTGGTTTCTTGCAAAACACTGGGTCACACTTCTTTACCTTCTTATCATCTTCTTCAAAGAAGACATTTGTCCCCATTGCATGTTCATACCCTCCAGTGAAAACAAAGTTCTCAACTTGTAAAATAGGGTTTTCAGAGTCTATAGCTAGAATTTTAAACTTGTTGAAAGAATCTTGTGCGAAAATTTCTGAGTCTATGACACCATGCAACTCTACAGCAATGAGGGTTTCTTCCTCCTCATATTCACTATCTGAATCTGCCATGGTCTTTACAAAAGTCTGGTCTATATACTAGCACTaagttttcaaaatattataaagatcaaTATTATACCTTCACCTCATACTTTACAGAATCCTTAGAAATcaaaatactgattttttttcca
This window of the Macrobrachium nipponense isolate FS-2020 chromosome 5, ASM1510439v2, whole genome shotgun sequence genome carries:
- the LOC135215855 gene encoding general transcription factor 3C polypeptide 6-like, giving the protein MADSDSEYEEEETLIAVELHGVIDSEIFAQDSFNKFKILAIDSENPILQVENFVFTGGYEHAMGTNVFFEEDDKKVKKCDPVFCKKPARMLKYVCKTSKKLNMKRVFVSEKASGEDSNMPSTSESETSAVPGSSTSSVSEIENNPQSEHNTQ